TTGTGTCATCCATTTATTAAAACTTGGATTTTCCATAGCTTCTTTATATACTCCTGATGTAGTATCATTTCCTGAAGTATTTAAAGCATAGTTATCTTTTCTTTCTTCTACAAAAGTTTCATATTTAACATGTCCAGGACTATCCACTGCAGTTACATTTGAAGCATGATATGGAGTATTTAAATCCCCTAGATAATGTAATCCTTGGCCTAAAAGGAATGTAGCTTCTTTAAAATTTCCCTTTTCCCATTCATTTTTAGCTAATGTAGCAAACTTTCTTACTTGAGTTTCTGCTGTATCATATATAGGATATGATGCATACCAACTATTATCAATAGTAAAATTGTTTCCAGTGTCAGGATCATAGAAATGATCTTGATATAGATCATATGCGTTAGGATCGTAATCTGGATATGTAGACCCTAACTTTAAATCCCCTAAGTATTCATTTAAAATTTTAATATTATCCTTAACTTGCTGAGATTCATTTCCACTTAAATCATTGTTTAGCATACTTAACCCATGTTCTGCTATTAATGAATGTGTCCCTGTTCCATCTTTTTTACCATCCCATGCATAAGAAGTACCCCCCATAAGAGTACATAAACCTAATACGCACAGTATATTAGATACTTTTTTTAAAGCTTTCATATAGTGCCCTCCCTAATATCCTCTAATCTTGCATTGCTTTCATGTCAAATATTATCATTTTTTATTTTTTTAACAATATTTTTGGACTAAAATATCGATATAAGGGAGTAAAATTAGAATTTTAAAAAAATATGGAGTTGTTTTAATTATCTAAAAACAACTCCATAATCTCTTAATCTGCTATATTGTAAACTGCTAAACCATCTCTATTTATTTCTTTTTTCTTAACTTCTACTAAAGCTTTTAATGTATCTAACGAAGTCATTACTTCTGTTGAAAACTCCGTAGCTGTTCTTCTTATCTTGAACCCATCTCTAGTTGAATCATTTCCTTTAGTAGGTGTATTTATTACTATATCTACTTGCTTGTTTCTTATAACATCTAATATGTTAGGTCTAGCTTCTTCTACTCTATTTACTATTGTAGCTTCTATTCCATTTTCTCTTAAAGATTCAGCCGTTCCTTCTGTTGCTACAAATGTATATCCTAAGTCATTCATGTCTTTAGCTATTTCTATAAACTCATCTTTATCATAGTTATTTATAGTTGCTAAAACAACACCTCTTTTATTAGACATCTTTTTACCAGCACCTAAGAATCCTTTGTATAAAGCTTCTTCTAAAGTTTCTCCTACTCCTAAAACTTCTCCTGTAGATTTCATTTCAGGCCCTAAGCTTACATCTACCTTAGCAAGCTTTGACATTGAGAATACTGGAACTTTTACAGATATTAACTTAGGTTCTTTATAAACTCCTGTTCCATATCCTAAATCTTTTAACTTATATCCTAGCATGCATTTCGTAGCTAAATCTACTATAGGCACCTTACTAACCTTACTTATATATGGAACTGTTCTACTTGCTCTTGGGTTAACCTCTATTATATATAGTTCTCCATGGAACTCTATAAACTGTATATTAACCATTCCTAATACGTTTAACTCTAATGCAATTTTTTTAGTGTAATCTAATATTTTTGCTTTTATTTCATCACTTATATTTTGACTAGGATACATTGTTATACTATCTCCAGAGTGAACCCCAGCTCTTTCTAAATGTTCCATTATCCCTGGTATTAATATATCTTCTCCATCACATATAGCGTCTACTTCTATTTCTCTACCAGTTAAGTATTTATCTATAAGTACAGGATTTTTAGTATCTCTTAAAAATGCATCTTTTAAATATTGAGCTAACTTATTTTCATCATAAGTTATTTCCATTCCTTGACCACCTAGAACATATGAAGGTCTAACAAGTACTGGATATCCTAACTTTTTAGCTTCTTCGATACCTTCGTTTACTGACCATATAGCTTTACCTTTCGGTCTATTTATATCTAGTTTTTCTAATAACTCATCAAACTTCTCTCTATCTTCAGCTGCATCTATATCCTTGCAACTAGTTCCTAATATCTTTATTTCCTTTTCATCTAGGAATTTAGCTAATTTTATAGCTGTCTGTCCTCCAAATTGAAGTATCACTCCATCTGGATTTTCTTTTTCTATTATATTTAAAACTTCTTCTTCTGTTAGTGGTTCAAAGTATAATTTATCAGAAGTATCGAAGTCTGTACTTACTGTTTCTGGATTGTTGTTTACTATTATAGTTTCTATTCCTTGTGCTCTTAGAGATTTTACACAGTGAACTGAGCAATAATCAAATTCTATACCTTGACCTATTCTTATTGGTCCAGATCCTAAAACTATTACTTTTTTCTTATCACTTACTACTACCTCATCGTATTGTTCATAAGTTGAGTAGTAATATGGAGATAAAGCATCGAATTCTCCTCCGCAAGTATCAACCATTTTATATGATGGATTTATATTATATAAGCTTCTTAATTCATAAACTTTAGCTGGACTTATTTTCATTAAATCAGCTATCCCTTTATCTGAGAATCCTTTTTTCTTTAACTCTAGTAAATATTCTTTATTTAAATCTTCAATATGCATTCCTCTTAACTTTTCTTCTTGCTCTACTATCCACTTAAATTTATTTATAAACCACTTGTCAACTCCAGTGATTTGTTCTATCATCTCTAGCTTATAGCCTCTTCTTATCATTTCAGCTAAGTCAAATAGTCTTTCATCATCAGGAACTACTACTCTTGCTTTTAGTTCTTCTATGCTTCTATCTTCAGATGCCTTATGAACTAATGAATATTTTCCTATTTCAAGAGATCTTATTCCTTTAAGTATAGCTGCTTCAAAGTTACTTCCTATACTCATTATTTCTCCTGTAGCCATCATCTTTGTTCCTAGCTTTCTATTAGCTTGCTTGAATTTATCAAATGGCCATTTAGGTATTTTTACAACTACATAATCTAATGTAGGTTCAAAACATGCATAAGTCTTTTTAGTAACAGCATTTTGTATTTCATCTAATGTATATCCTAATGCAATTTTAGCTGCAACCTTAGCTATTGGATATCCTGTAGCCTTTGATGCAAGTGCAGAAGATCTACTTACTCTTGGGTTTATTTCTATTATTGCATACTCTAAACTATGAGGATTTAAAGCTATTTGAACATTACATCCACCTTGAACTTCTATAGCATTTATTATATCTATTGATGCTTTTCTAAGCATTTGATATTCTTTATCACTTAAAGTTTGACTCGGGGCTACTACTATACTGTCTCCTGTATGAACTCCAACTGGATCTATATTTTCCATATTACATACTGTTATACAGTTACCATTAGAGTCTCTCATTACTTCATACTCTATTTCTTTCCAACCTTTTATACTTTTTTCAATTAGTACTTGGCTTACTGGGCTTAACTGTAATCCTTGAGAAAGTATTTCTGTTAGCTCTTCCTCGTTATCAGCTATACCTCCTCCAGTTCCTGCTAGAGTGTATGCAGGTCTAACTACTACTGGATATCCTATTTTCTCTGCAAATGCTAATCCATCTTCTAAGTTAGTTACTATATCACTAATAACTACTGGTTGGTTTATTTCTTTCATTACTTCTCTAAATAAATCTCTGTCTTCACCTTTTTTTATAGAATCTATAGAAGTTCCTAAAACTCTTACATTATATTTATCAAGTATTCCTGCATCATGAAGTTCAACAGCTAAGTTAAGTCCTGTTTGACCTCCCATTCCTGCTAATATACTATCTGGTCTTTCTTTTTCTATTATTTTTTCTATAAATTCTATTGTTAATGGTTCTATATATATCTTATCCGCTACTTCTGCATCAGTCATTATTGTAGCTGGGTTACTATTTATTAAAACAACTTCTATTCCCTCTTCTTTTAACGCTTGGCAAGCTTGTGTTCCTGAATAGTCAAACTCAGCTGCTTGTCCTATTATTATCGGTCCTGAACCTAGTACTAATGTCTTTTTTATATTATCTATTTTAGGCATAATTTATTTCTCCTTATCTAAGTTAATTTAAACAATCGCTTATATTAGTGCTAAAAACTTATCAAATATATAATCATTGTCTTTTGGCCCTGGACAAGCCTCTGGATGGTACTGAACACTGTATATTGGTAACTCTTTATGTCTCATACCTTCAACAGTATTATCATTTAAATTTATATGTGTTACTTCCATGTTTTCTGGCATTCTAGATACATAATATCCATGATTTTGAGATGTTATATATACCTTCTGGTCTTCTAAATCTTTTACTGGATGGTTTCCACCTCTATGTCCAAACTTAAGTTTTCCTGTTTGACCTCCAAGTGTTAAAGCTAGTAATTGATGTCCTAAACATATACCTGCTATAGGTTTTTTACCTATCAATTGCTTTATATTTTTTATAACATCTTCTAAATCTTCTGGATCTCCAGGTCCGTTAGATAAGAATATTAAATCAGGATTTTCCTTAAGTATTTCATCAGCACTTGTTGTTGCTGGGAATACAACTAAATCACATCCTCTTGCTTTAAATGATCTTAATATATTTTGTTTAACCCCAAAGTCCATAACTGCTACTTTAGGTCCATTTCCTTTTATATATTCTTTCTCTTTTCTAGTAACTGTTTTAACAGCTTCTGTATTTGAGAATTTCCCTATTTTAGAAACAACATCTTCTAATGTAAAGTTTTCTAAAGTTATTATTCCTCTCATAGTTCCATTATTTCTTAAAATCTTAGTTAATGCTCTTGTATCTATTCCTTCAAGCCCTATAATTTTATTTTGTTTTAAATAAGTGTCTATATCCATTTCACATCTAAAGTTATTTGGGTTATCTGACTTTTCTCTTACTATAAACCCTTTCACATGAACTCCTGATGATTCTACATCCTCTAAATTTATTCCATAGTTTCCTATTAGCGGGTAAGTCATTGTTACGATTTGACCATAGTATGATGGGTCTGTTAAAACTTCTCCATATCCTGTCATTGAAGTATTAAAAACTACCTCTCCTACACTATCCTTTAAATATCCAAAAGCTTTACCTTCAAATATAGTTCCATCTTCTAATATTAATCTAGCTTTCATAACTTACCTCCCTTTAAGCATTTTCTATTTCATTTATTATTTTTTCAGCAGCTTCACTTGGATTTTCTGCCTTAGTTATAGGTCTTCCAACAACTAAGTAGTGAGCTCCTTTATTTATAGCATCTTTTGGTGTAACAACTCTTTTTTGATCTCCAGCATCAACTGTCTTAGGTCTTATTCCTGGACATACTGTAACAAACTCACTTCCACAAGCCTCTACTATTCTATCAACCTCTTGAGCCGAACAAACTATTCCATCTATGCCAGCTTCTTTAGCTAACTTAGCTCTTTTTATTGCTAATTCTTGAGTTGTCATATTGCATCCTATATCTTGTAAATCTCTATCGCTTAAAGAAGTTAATACTGTAACTCCTACTATTATTGGTTTTTCTATTCCTAATTTTTCAGCTTCTTCTTTTGCAGCTAATGCACACTGTCTCATACCTTCCATATCCGAAACATGGATTGTCATTAACCATACGTTATCTCTTACTGCTGCTCTTACTGCACTTTGCATTGTATTTGGGATATCATGAAACTTTAAATCTAAAAATATCTTCTTCCCTTTTTCTTTTAAATAATCTACAGTTTTCCCTCTTGTTGCTACATATTGTTCTAACCCAACCTTAAATATATCAACACTATCCTCTAGCTTATCTATTAATTCCTTAGCTTTATCAAAGTCGTTAGTATCTATAGCTACAATCAGCTTATCTTTTCCATTTATCATTTTACTCTCTCCTTTTTATATAAAGCCCCTAATATCAGAAAAATCCTTACACCTCTAGAGGTGTAAGGATTTAATATTTCATAACGATTTTTTGTTATGACGATATCTTTCCCAGCCTCTCTGGACTAGTTTAAAAGACTTTATTATTTAATTTTTATATTAAAAAAACCTCTAACTAATCCAGTTAGAGGTTATATGTACACAAATTAAACATATCTTCATATATAACCTTACTAGCCTCTCTGGACTACTTTCAAGGAAGTTTTATTTTCATTTTTTATTAAAACTCTGGCTTAATATCCTCTCGGGATAATTTAAAGCTTTCTCTTTTTTATAATTATTACACTTATTTATAGTCATGTCAACTATTTTTAAAACCTTTATACAATAAGCTAAACCAAAATACTATCTATAGTTTTCTTTAAAAGTAATAAAGACACATAGCATTTATTGCCACCCTCCATAGTAATTATCCTCTGCTTTTTATCTATACTTTTAACTTTTAATTTATTTATTATATAAGATTTATGACATCTGATAAATCTATTATCCAACTGAGATTCTAACTCCTTTAAAGTCCCACTAAACTCTATATAACTATTCTCTGTTCTAAGTGCTATAAATCTTTTTTTACACGTTTCAAAATACAAAATATCATCATACTTAACTTTTTCTATTTTATCAACTTTGTCAATAAAAAAACAATCCTCTTCTAATTCACTCTTTATCTTTTCATTAGCAACAAATATACATTCTTTGACTCTTTTACTTACTTCTTCAAAATTTTCTTTAACTATATAATCTATAGCCCCTATATGATATTTAAAAGTAAGATGACTCATATCTTTATGTGATGTAATTATAACTATAATCGCTTTTGTATCTATTTCATTTATTTGTTTTGCTAGTTGAATTCCATTTACATCTCCACCTATATTGATATCTAAGAAATATACCCCTCTATCCTTAAACTCTGATATATAACTTAAAATTTCTTGTGCTGAATCAGTAGATAATGTTATTTCTCCACCTATATCTTCAATTTCTAAAATAGATAATATAGACTCTTCTAGCTTACGCCTTTGCTCTTTATCATCCTCACATATAAATATCCTCATCCTAACTCCTCCTTATTTATATATATCTAACTGTTGAATAAACTCATCTTCAATTTTTATATTAAAAAATGCATTTTCATAATTTTTCAATATATCTTTTAGATTACTTAATCCCATTCCTCTTTCTTCTCCCTTTGATGAAAATCCTTTTTCAAATAATAACGATACATCTTCAACTTTTTGTTTATACGTATTTGAAATAATTATAGATGTAAGATTTGTTTTTTCTAAAATTAAAATATTTAAAGACGGGTCTTGAGACTCCAAGCAAGCCTCTATACTATTATCTAAAAGAATTCCTAATATCCTACATAAATCCAATATATTAAAATTTACTTCTGATATAATATTTGGAATATGTAAGTTTGTTTTTATTTTGTTTTTTTCAGCATGTATTAACTTAGAAGCTACTACCCCTTTAACCTCTATACACTGTATATTACCTATTGATGACCATGTTAAATTGAATAAATCTAACTCCTTACTCAAACATTCAATATGTGAATAAAAAAATTTCTTTAATCCATCTAAATCATTGGATTCTATATGCCCACACATAGATAGCATTATATTTTTATAATCATGCCTAAATTTTTTCATTTCATTAGTCGCATATTCTAATTTTTTGTTATATTCATTTATTTCTTTAATTCTTTTTTGATTATTTATTAACATAATAAGAAATATAGTACATAAAAAAGTTATAAAATATATAAATGGAAGTACTCCATTTCTATCCATTTCTAATCCCAGTGCACAAACTACATTTGTTTGGCTATTTGTTTCAAAGTATATACAAATAGATAATATACTCGTTAATATAATTAATACTTGAAGTTTAAATCTATCTAATATAGTAAATTCTTCTAAATTATTTATAAATGTATTATTTAAAAATCTAGAAACCATTACAATTATTATATATGTAATAATATAATAACAAATTAAATAAATATAGTTTCCTAATTTATATATATTTACCCCAGTTAAAAATGCAATCATATTATAACAAAATATATTAACCGTTATGTATAGAACCGTGGATATAAGAGGTATCGCTATAGTTAACAATGTTTTTTTCGTTATTTTATAAACTACAATAGCATTTATAATATTTAATCCATATAATGGTGAAATTTTTAAATATCTAGCTGTGATAGACAATCCTATATATAAAATAATAAAATAAACAGTTAATTTTATTTTATTTCTCTTAAAATCGTAAAGATTTGTGAAACTTAAATAGACCCCTATACTTGTCAAAAGCATATAAAAATGAAACATATCCCCATATACCTTTCTATTAAATTTTACAAAATTAAAGAGTAACCCTATATAAAAATAGAGTTACTCCTTAATTATACGACACTTATATAATATTCTTTTCTTAATTTGTCTTTAACGTCTAATTTTACATATTTAAAATCTATATTATGATATTTACATCCAATTTCAAAATGCTTTAAAGCTATCCCCATATTAATTTGATTCATATTTTCATCTGAATCTTTTTTCATATATATATCAAGAGACCCATTGTTTTGATAAAATCTCCATGGTTGCGAATTTTTGTATGATGGCGCTATTCTTACACATTCAATTATATTAGTCCATTTTTCATCTACATTCTTAGCAATCTTTTTCATTGGTTTTCTATCTATATTTTCATTTTCTTTTCTAAACAATTCATTTCCATCTGGAAATCCTATAGCTATTAACATTACTGGCTTTTCATTTTCTTCTAAGTGTACAAAGTCTAATATAGACTCTTTATTAAAATTATCATCTAACCAACTCGTTGCTAATCCCATTTCTGTTAATTTTAAAATTAACTCTTCTCCTGCAAATCCTACACTATCTAAATATTTTATTGGAGTTGGCTTCTCAACATCCCCTTCTTCGTTTTCTTCTATTTCAGGAAGTTGAACTGTTAAAACTATATAATGAGGAGCAACTAGTCTATGTCTCTTTTTTATTATAAATTTCAAGCTATCCCCTTTTAAAATAGGATGTGCCTTAATCTTTATTTCTTTATTTAAACTATCCATATCTTCACATAAATTTCGAACTTCTTCAAACATATTTATGCTTAATCTTTTTGTAGAGTATTTTTTTATAGATTTTCTATAAAAAATCGCATCATATAACTGCAAATCTAATTCCTCCTATCTACAAATATAATAAATATTATTATATCAAAATATATAGTTTTATACTATCTTTCATTGTTCTCAAAATAGTTACATTATTTACTTTATTTTTTAAAATCAATCCGTTTTTAAAATTTAAATTTATGGGTATTTTAAAATAATATCGTTAAAATAATAAGTTTGAATAGTCTTTCATTTTAGAATAGTACAACTTTTTAATATTAAAAAAAAACTGTAAATGTATTAACAAAATGATGTTATACTTAGGCTAAGAAAGACTTATTCTTATTTTAAATACAATTATTTTGAAAGGATGTGCCTTTATGAATTTAGAAAAAAATTTAGAAAAATATGCTGAGCTATCTGTTAAGGTAGGAGTTAATATACAACCTGGACAAACGTTATTAGTTAGATCTCCTCTTGAGTGTGCTCCATTTGTAAGAAAAGTTGTAAAAAAAGCTTATGACCTAGGAGCTAAGGATGTACATATAGAATGGTCAGATGAAGAATGTACTCTTATAAAATATTTAAATGCACCAGATGAAACTTTCAACGAGTTCCCAACTTGGGTTTCTGATCAATACGTAAAAATAGCTAAAGAAGGCGGAGCTTTCTTAACTGTTTACGCTCAAGATCCAGATTTATTAAAAGATGTAGACCCTCAAAAAGTTGCTAACTTCCAAAAAGCATCTGCTGAAGCTTTACAAGAGTGGAGATCTTATACTCTATCTGATAAATCAAAATGGAGTATAGTTTCTGTTCCTACAGCAAACTGGTCTAAAAAAGTATTCCCAGGAGTTTCTGAAGAAGAAGCAATAGATAAAATGTGGGAAGCAATATTCCATTGTACAAGAGTCGACCAAGAAGATCCAATAGAAGCTTGGAATCAACATAATAAAAACTTAAAAGTTAGAATGAGCTTCTTAAATGATAGCAAATTTAAAACTTTATACTTCAAATCTGGTAAAACAGATATAACTATGGAATTACCTGAAGGTCATATATGGGCAAGTGGAGCTTCAAAAGATCCAAACGGAGTAAACTTCAATCCAAATATACCAACAGAAGAAGTATTCACTTTACCTCATAAATTTGGTGTTAACGGTATAGTTGCAAGTACTAAACCTCTTGTTTACGGTGGAAATGTTATAAACAACTTTACATTAACATTTAAAGATGGAAAGATAGTAGACTTTACTGCTGAAGAAGGATATGATACTTTAGCTAAATTAATAGATACAGACGAAGGTTCTCACTATCTTGGAGAAGTTGCTTTAGTTCCATTTAAATCTCCTATATCAAATACAAATATAGTATTCTACAATACTTTATACGATGAAAATGCTTCTTGTCACTTTGCTATAGGTACAGCTTATAAGAGCTGTGTTGAAAACGGAGTTAACATACCTCAAGAAGATTTAGATAAACATGGCATAAACTTCAGTATAACTCATGTTGATTTCATGATAGGTTCTGCTGATATGAACATAGTTGGTGAAAAAGCTAACGGTGAAAAAGTTCAAATATTCACAGATGGAAACTGGGCATTCTAATAATAATCAAAAAAGGGCTATCTATTTTAGATAGTCCTTTTATAATTCTAGTATATTTTTTCCGTCCAATTAAGCTTTTCTATATGTTCTAAAACAACATCATCGCTCATTTCTGGGTGTATAGTATCTTCATGAGCTATAGTTAAAACAGACATAGCTACTGCATATTTAACTGTATCTTTTAAACTTACGTTTCTCATGTAACCATATCCTAACCCAGCTACAAATGAATCTCCAGCTCCTGTAACATTTACAACAGGAACATTATTTGCCTTTATAGTTCCTTCTTCAGTTCCATTATTATAATATATACCATCTTCATCTAAGCTTATAAATACATTTTCTATTCCTAAATCTATAAAGTGTTTACCAGCTTTTCTTAAATCATTCTCTGACTTTATTTCGAATCCGCACATTATTTCCGCTTCATATCTGTTAGGTTTTATTGTATGGAAATATTTTATTAAATGTTTTATATGCTTAGCTTTACAAGCAGATACAGGATCTAAGATAAATTTAGTTTGTCCTTCAAAAGTTTTTAATATATATTCAACAATTTCAGGTTTATCCGAGTCTAAAAACATATATTCAGCATTTCTTATTATTTCTGCTTTTGAATCTATAAACTCTGTTGTAAACATGTCAGTTACTTTCATATCAACTACTGCTGATTCAAGTTCTCCTTCATGATTTAAAACAGCCATGTATGTAGGTGTGCTTCCACCTTTAATTATTAAAGAGTCTTCCATATCATAGTTCATAACTTTAGAATGTTCCATCATTCTTCTTCCTGTTTCATCATCACCTAATATTGATATGAACTTTGTATTTATACCTACTCTAGCCATATTTTCTGCTATGTTTCTACATACTCCACCAAAAGAAGTTTTAACCCTTCCTGGATTTGAGTCGTTACATCTATAATTATCATTTGTAAATCCGATTATATCAAATATTGATACTCCAAAAACTAAAGCGTATGGTTGTTTATTATTTGCCATTTTTATCTTCGACCTCCCATAAGAATCACTTTCATATTTTAACATAAAAATATATGCCTTTTCTAGACAAAAAAGCACATATTTTGACCTTTTGCAATATTTTCTAGAAATTTTTTAAAATTAAATACGCTAATATCGTTTTCTTCATTTTTTATTTTTACCAATAAAAATTTACTTTACTCTTATCGTCAATAACTTCATTATTTACTTAAGAAGTTTTTATTTAATACAATTTATTACAATTGTTATAAGAATTTTAGTTTGATATAATAAATTTTTAAGTACTATTATGCTTTTA
The nucleotide sequence above comes from Paraclostridium bifermentans. Encoded proteins:
- a CDS encoding LytR/AlgR family response regulator transcription factor — its product is MRIFICEDDKEQRRKLEESILSILEIEDIGGEITLSTDSAQEILSYISEFKDRGVYFLDINIGGDVNGIQLAKQINEIDTKAIIVIITSHKDMSHLTFKYHIGAIDYIVKENFEEVSKRVKECIFVANEKIKSELEEDCFFIDKVDKIEKVKYDDILYFETCKKRFIALRTENSYIEFSGTLKELESQLDNRFIRCHKSYIINKLKVKSIDKKQRIITMEGGNKCYVSLLLLKKTIDSILV
- a CDS encoding sensor histidine kinase — translated: MTSIGVYLSFTNLYDFKRNKIKLTVYFIILYIGLSITARYLKISPLYGLNIINAIVVYKITKKTLLTIAIPLISTVLYITVNIFCYNMIAFLTGVNIYKLGNYIYLICYYIITYIIIVMVSRFLNNTFINNLEEFTILDRFKLQVLIILTSILSICIYFETNSQTNVVCALGLEMDRNGVLPFIYFITFLCTIFLIMLINNQKRIKEINEYNKKLEYATNEMKKFRHDYKNIMLSMCGHIESNDLDGLKKFFYSHIECLSKELDLFNLTWSSIGNIQCIEVKGVVASKLIHAEKNKIKTNLHIPNIISEVNFNILDLCRILGILLDNSIEACLESQDPSLNILILEKTNLTSIIISNTYKQKVEDVSLLFEKGFSSKGEERGMGLSNLKDILKNYENAFFNIKIEDEFIQQLDIYK
- the pyrF gene encoding orotidine-5'-phosphate decarboxylase, which codes for MINGKDKLIVAIDTNDFDKAKELIDKLEDSVDIFKVGLEQYVATRGKTVDYLKEKGKKIFLDLKFHDIPNTMQSAVRAAVRDNVWLMTIHVSDMEGMRQCALAAKEEAEKLGIEKPIIVGVTVLTSLSDRDLQDIGCNMTTQELAIKRAKLAKEAGIDGIVCSAQEVDRIVEACGSEFVTVCPGIRPKTVDAGDQKRVVTPKDAINKGAHYLVVGRPITKAENPSEAAEKIINEIENA
- the carB gene encoding carbamoyl-phosphate synthase large subunit — protein: MPKIDNIKKTLVLGSGPIIIGQAAEFDYSGTQACQALKEEGIEVVLINSNPATIMTDAEVADKIYIEPLTIEFIEKIIEKERPDSILAGMGGQTGLNLAVELHDAGILDKYNVRVLGTSIDSIKKGEDRDLFREVMKEINQPVVISDIVTNLEDGLAFAEKIGYPVVVRPAYTLAGTGGGIADNEEELTEILSQGLQLSPVSQVLIEKSIKGWKEIEYEVMRDSNGNCITVCNMENIDPVGVHTGDSIVVAPSQTLSDKEYQMLRKASIDIINAIEVQGGCNVQIALNPHSLEYAIIEINPRVSRSSALASKATGYPIAKVAAKIALGYTLDEIQNAVTKKTYACFEPTLDYVVVKIPKWPFDKFKQANRKLGTKMMATGEIMSIGSNFEAAILKGIRSLEIGKYSLVHKASEDRSIEELKARVVVPDDERLFDLAEMIRRGYKLEMIEQITGVDKWFINKFKWIVEQEEKLRGMHIEDLNKEYLLELKKKGFSDKGIADLMKISPAKVYELRSLYNINPSYKMVDTCGGEFDALSPYYYSTYEQYDEVVVSDKKKVIVLGSGPIRIGQGIEFDYCSVHCVKSLRAQGIETIIVNNNPETVSTDFDTSDKLYFEPLTEEEVLNIIEKENPDGVILQFGGQTAIKLAKFLDEKEIKILGTSCKDIDAAEDREKFDELLEKLDINRPKGKAIWSVNEGIEEAKKLGYPVLVRPSYVLGGQGMEITYDENKLAQYLKDAFLRDTKNPVLIDKYLTGREIEVDAICDGEDILIPGIMEHLERAGVHSGDSITMYPSQNISDEIKAKILDYTKKIALELNVLGMVNIQFIEFHGELYIIEVNPRASRTVPYISKVSKVPIVDLATKCMLGYKLKDLGYGTGVYKEPKLISVKVPVFSMSKLAKVDVSLGPEMKSTGEVLGVGETLEEALYKGFLGAGKKMSNKRGVVLATINNYDKDEFIEIAKDMNDLGYTFVATEGTAESLRENGIEATIVNRVEEARPNILDVIRNKQVDIVINTPTKGNDSTRDGFKIRRTATEFSTEVMTSLDTLKALVEVKKKEINRDGLAVYNIAD
- the carA gene encoding glutamine-hydrolyzing carbamoyl-phosphate synthase small subunit, yielding MKARLILEDGTIFEGKAFGYLKDSVGEVVFNTSMTGYGEVLTDPSYYGQIVTMTYPLIGNYGINLEDVESSGVHVKGFIVREKSDNPNNFRCEMDIDTYLKQNKIIGLEGIDTRALTKILRNNGTMRGIITLENFTLEDVVSKIGKFSNTEAVKTVTRKEKEYIKGNGPKVAVMDFGVKQNILRSFKARGCDLVVFPATTSADEILKENPDLIFLSNGPGDPEDLEDVIKNIKQLIGKKPIAGICLGHQLLALTLGGQTGKLKFGHRGGNHPVKDLEDQKVYITSQNHGYYVSRMPENMEVTHINLNDNTVEGMRHKELPIYSVQYHPEACPGPKDNDYIFDKFLALI
- a CDS encoding phospholipase C: MKALKKVSNILCVLGLCTLMGGTSYAWDGKKDGTGTHSLIAEHGLSMLNNDLSGNESQQVKDNIKILNEYLGDLKLGSTYPDYDPNAYDLYQDHFYDPDTGNNFTIDNSWYASYPIYDTAETQVRKFATLAKNEWEKGNFKEATFLLGQGLHYLGDLNTPYHASNVTAVDSPGHVKYETFVEERKDNYALNTSGNDTTSGVYKEAMENPSFNKWMTQNSIKYAKIAKDLYYSHSTMSHSWDDWDYSGREAIKNSQVCTAGFLYRFMNEVSNGNTGDNDSLTNEFNIVLKTADNKYAGTDDNVYFGFETNEGKKFEWKLDNAGNDFERNQVDNYILKTKDGEEVDINNISNYWIRKERLTSISDDWELSNFKLIANGKVIQQQDVNKVFTGNETYYINK
- a CDS encoding nitroreductase family protein; protein product: MQLYDAIFYRKSIKKYSTKRLSINMFEEVRNLCEDMDSLNKEIKIKAHPILKGDSLKFIIKKRHRLVAPHYIVLTVQLPEIEENEEGDVEKPTPIKYLDSVGFAGEELILKLTEMGLATSWLDDNFNKESILDFVHLEENEKPVMLIAIGFPDGNELFRKENENIDRKPMKKIAKNVDEKWTNIIECVRIAPSYKNSQPWRFYQNNGSLDIYMKKDSDENMNQINMGIALKHFEIGCKYHNIDFKYVKLDVKDKLRKEYYISVV
- a CDS encoding aminopeptidase, translating into MNLEKNLEKYAELSVKVGVNIQPGQTLLVRSPLECAPFVRKVVKKAYDLGAKDVHIEWSDEECTLIKYLNAPDETFNEFPTWVSDQYVKIAKEGGAFLTVYAQDPDLLKDVDPQKVANFQKASAEALQEWRSYTLSDKSKWSIVSVPTANWSKKVFPGVSEEEAIDKMWEAIFHCTRVDQEDPIEAWNQHNKNLKVRMSFLNDSKFKTLYFKSGKTDITMELPEGHIWASGASKDPNGVNFNPNIPTEEVFTLPHKFGVNGIVASTKPLVYGGNVINNFTLTFKDGKIVDFTAEEGYDTLAKLIDTDEGSHYLGEVALVPFKSPISNTNIVFYNTLYDENASCHFAIGTAYKSCVENGVNIPQEDLDKHGINFSITHVDFMIGSADMNIVGEKANGEKVQIFTDGNWAF